Proteins from one uncultured Fibrobacter sp. genomic window:
- the typA gene encoding translational GTPase TypA, which yields MDTSKIRNVAIIAHVDHGKTTLVDQLLKQCGTFHENEEVNERVMDSDNLERERGITILSKNTSVMYKGYRVNIVDTPGHADFGGQVERVLGTVDGVILVVDAFEGPMAQTRFVTQKALEMGLIPIVVVNKIDRDGCNPHGALDKVFDLFCELDANEQQLDFDKVFGSGRKGICKAEMEDPDGDFHILMDKIIERIPAPKGDPAAEPLLQIASLEYSGFLGRLAVGRVQQGTFKPNMTVAQATSDGKVKNIRIQKILRYEGLTPQPIEEAGPGDIILIAGLDNFDIGDTLSSTNNPVHLPRIHIDPPTISMLFTVNTSPLAGKYGGKFMTGNQLQERLERAHMADPALLVEKVDGASTFKVSGRGILHLTILVENMRRELYEFTIGSPQVIFKTDENGKLLEPIEEFKVEVPNEFSGACIQEINTRKGEMVNMTTDENDRVTLEYLVPSRGLIGIRPKLLSLSKGYAVSQSIFKDYEPYKGEIPARVNGVLIAKEPGEAASYALSNLEDRGYLIIGPGAEVYPGMIVGEHNRDVDIIVNVTKGKHLTNMRSKSADDMIQLTPYRRLTLEECVTFINEDECIEVTPEVLRLRKTELDPIKRKQLSKRPAEED from the coding sequence ATGGATACATCTAAAATCAGAAACGTCGCCATTATCGCCCACGTTGACCACGGTAAAACTACCCTGGTGGACCAACTCCTCAAGCAGTGCGGAACCTTCCACGAAAACGAGGAAGTCAACGAACGCGTGATGGACAGTGACAACCTGGAACGCGAACGCGGCATCACCATCCTCTCCAAGAACACGAGCGTCATGTACAAGGGCTATCGCGTGAACATCGTCGATACCCCGGGGCACGCCGACTTCGGTGGCCAGGTGGAACGCGTTCTCGGTACGGTGGACGGCGTTATCCTGGTGGTAGACGCATTCGAAGGCCCCATGGCCCAGACCCGTTTCGTGACCCAGAAGGCCCTTGAAATGGGACTTATCCCTATCGTGGTCGTGAACAAGATCGACCGCGACGGCTGCAATCCGCACGGAGCACTCGACAAGGTGTTCGACCTGTTCTGCGAACTCGACGCCAACGAACAGCAGCTTGACTTCGACAAGGTGTTCGGTTCTGGCCGTAAGGGTATCTGCAAGGCCGAAATGGAAGACCCCGATGGCGACTTCCACATCTTGATGGACAAGATTATCGAACGCATCCCGGCCCCGAAGGGCGATCCGGCTGCCGAACCGCTTCTGCAGATTGCATCGCTTGAATACTCGGGCTTCCTCGGCCGCTTGGCCGTGGGCCGCGTGCAGCAGGGTACCTTCAAGCCGAACATGACCGTTGCCCAGGCTACGAGCGACGGCAAGGTGAAGAACATCCGTATCCAGAAGATTCTGCGTTACGAAGGCCTGACTCCGCAGCCGATCGAAGAAGCCGGTCCGGGCGACATCATCTTGATCGCCGGTCTCGACAACTTCGACATCGGTGATACCCTTTCTTCGACGAACAATCCGGTGCACCTCCCCCGCATCCACATTGACCCGCCGACCATCTCTATGCTCTTCACCGTGAACACCTCGCCCCTGGCCGGTAAGTACGGTGGAAAGTTCATGACGGGTAACCAGCTCCAGGAACGTCTGGAACGCGCCCACATGGCCGACCCCGCCCTCCTCGTCGAAAAGGTCGACGGCGCCTCCACCTTCAAGGTGTCCGGCCGTGGCATTCTCCACTTGACCATCCTCGTCGAAAACATGCGTCGTGAACTCTATGAATTCACCATCGGTTCTCCGCAGGTGATTTTCAAGACCGACGAAAACGGCAAGCTCCTCGAACCGATCGAAGAATTCAAGGTCGAAGTGCCGAACGAATTCAGCGGCGCCTGCATCCAGGAAATCAACACCCGTAAGGGCGAAATGGTCAACATGACCACCGACGAAAATGACCGCGTCACTCTCGAATACCTCGTTCCGAGCCGTGGCCTTATCGGTATCCGTCCGAAGCTCCTTTCCCTTTCCAAGGGTTATGCCGTCAGCCAGTCCATCTTCAAGGACTACGAACCGTACAAGGGCGAAATTCCGGCCCGCGTGAACGGCGTGCTCATTGCGAAGGAACCGGGCGAAGCTGCAAGCTATGCACTTTCCAACCTCGAAGATCGTGGTTACCTCATCATCGGACCGGGTGCCGAAGTTTATCCGGGCATGATCGTGGGTGAACACAACCGCGACGTCGATATCATCGTGAACGTCACCAAGGGTAAGCACCTTACCAACATGCGTTCCAAGTCCGCCGATGACATGATCCAGCTGACTCCGTACCGCCGCCTGACCCTTGAAGAATGCGTCACCTTCATCAACGAAGACGAATGCATCGAAGTCACGCCGGAAGTGCTCCGCCTCCGCAAGACCGAGCTCGACCCGATCAAGCGTAAGCAGCTCTCCAAGCGCCCGGCCGAAGAAGACTAA
- a CDS encoding fibrobacter succinogenes major paralogous domain-containing protein has translation MALFKNKRMSLRGCVATVAISSLFLLASCGGDSGSNGSSDNESSEEIENDDSSSSCEDCEDDATSSSSAKTKSSSSVKKGSSSDSEVNDEESSSSKDPEESSSSEVCEQDSCSIDQPDEFIVISGVAQKGPFASGASVKLYEFDSTTYTRTDKNFTGMIVTNDGQFTISDVTLAGGYALFEVDGHFRNEITGLRSKAAVTLNALVDISHRKTVNINLLTHLEYERTLYLMSLGKDFVSAKEQAETEVLKAFEIKSKFASPEDLDIFGKGNGNAALLAMSVLLLRELKESELNDFLDNLSTDIVSDGVWGDEYAKAEIADWARTKDLARKLAEIRSNIEKWDLGTVPEFEKFVRNFWYMNYGLGECDSKNNAEVKASSNELTEPYGTQIRYICKDGAWIEATDMEKDFYLSGKDMGEDGEFWTGLVTEKKYKYDEKLGEWLEADSIDVILDNACVETRIGLVDGDENGGKYYCTANGWLSMVDKWSYEVPKEVRMNPEIEYGTMTDSRDEHTYKTVKIGNQVWMAENLNYADSSTTPSLLKNNWCYTYGEKSENCTVAGRYYTWAAAIDSVKLYEDYTIKCGDGETCTLPDTVYGICPPGWHLPTDAEWNTLITEVGGEKTAGIILKTQTGWDERKGGTDEVGFSAIPAGFREINGYFGNEGLLGYFWSATEVDRDNASNMYVGYYNGAYLRGSSKYFGYSVRCLQNEQ, from the coding sequence ATGGCTTTATTTAAAAATAAGAGGATGTCTTTGCGGGGATGTGTAGCTACCGTGGCAATCTCTAGCTTGTTTCTTCTTGCCTCTTGCGGTGGCGACAGCGGATCTAACGGTTCGAGTGACAATGAATCCTCCGAAGAAATCGAAAATGACGATTCCTCCTCTTCTTGCGAGGACTGTGAAGACGATGCAACCTCTAGTAGCTCTGCCAAGACGAAATCTTCTTCCAGCGTCAAGAAAGGATCCTCTTCTGATTCCGAGGTCAACGACGAAGAATCCAGTAGTTCTAAGGACCCAGAAGAGTCCTCCAGCAGCGAAGTCTGTGAACAGGATAGTTGCTCTATAGACCAACCCGATGAGTTTATTGTGATTAGCGGTGTGGCGCAAAAGGGACCGTTTGCTTCTGGCGCGTCTGTCAAGCTGTACGAATTTGATAGTACGACTTATACCCGGACCGACAAGAACTTTACGGGAATGATTGTCACGAACGACGGCCAGTTCACCATTTCGGATGTGACGCTTGCTGGTGGGTATGCTTTGTTCGAAGTGGATGGGCATTTCCGTAATGAGATTACCGGCTTGAGATCGAAGGCTGCCGTTACCCTGAATGCTCTTGTTGACATTTCCCACCGTAAGACGGTGAACATCAACTTGCTTACGCACTTGGAATACGAACGTACCCTATACTTGATGAGCCTTGGTAAGGACTTCGTTTCTGCCAAAGAGCAGGCCGAGACTGAAGTTCTGAAAGCTTTTGAAATCAAGAGTAAATTTGCAAGTCCTGAAGACCTTGATATTTTCGGTAAGGGAAATGGCAATGCAGCACTTCTTGCCATGAGCGTGCTGTTGCTTCGAGAATTGAAAGAATCGGAACTCAACGATTTTCTGGACAATTTGTCGACCGATATCGTCAGTGACGGAGTCTGGGGTGATGAGTATGCCAAGGCAGAAATTGCCGACTGGGCACGGACGAAGGACCTTGCGCGCAAACTTGCTGAAATTCGCTCCAATATCGAAAAATGGGATTTGGGAACTGTGCCTGAGTTCGAAAAGTTTGTACGTAACTTCTGGTACATGAATTACGGCTTGGGTGAATGTGATTCAAAGAACAATGCCGAAGTCAAGGCTTCTAGCAACGAACTCACCGAACCCTACGGTACGCAAATTCGTTACATCTGCAAAGATGGCGCATGGATTGAAGCGACAGACATGGAAAAGGATTTTTATCTGTCTGGTAAAGATATGGGAGAAGATGGCGAATTTTGGACGGGACTTGTGACTGAAAAGAAATACAAGTACGATGAAAAATTAGGTGAATGGTTGGAAGCGGATTCGATAGATGTGATTTTGGATAATGCTTGCGTCGAAACACGCATAGGTTTGGTTGATGGTGATGAAAATGGTGGTAAGTACTACTGTACCGCAAACGGCTGGTTGAGTATGGTGGATAAATGGTCTTATGAGGTGCCGAAGGAGGTTCGCATGAATCCGGAAATTGAATATGGTACCATGACCGATTCTCGAGATGAACATACCTATAAGACGGTGAAGATTGGTAATCAGGTGTGGATGGCGGAAAATCTGAACTATGCCGATAGCTCTACGACACCGAGCCTGTTGAAGAATAATTGGTGCTATACCTATGGGGAAAAGTCGGAAAACTGCACCGTGGCAGGTCGCTATTACACTTGGGCTGCGGCTATCGATTCTGTCAAACTTTATGAGGATTATACGATTAAATGTGGCGATGGCGAAACCTGTACGTTGCCTGACACCGTGTACGGTATTTGCCCGCCGGGATGGCATTTGCCGACAGATGCCGAATGGAACACTCTGATTACCGAAGTTGGTGGAGAAAAGACTGCCGGTATAATACTGAAAACGCAGACCGGTTGGGACGAAAGGAAGGGCGGTACAGACGAAGTGGGCTTCTCGGCGATACCTGCTGGCTTCAGGGAAATAAATGGCTACTTCGGTAACGAAGGCTTACTCGGTTACTTCTGGAGTGCTACTGAGGTCGATCGCGACAATGCAAGCAATATGTACGTGGGTTACTATAACGGCGCATACCTGCGAGGCAGCAGTAAGTACTTCGGTTATTCCGTTCGTTGCCTCCAGAATGAACAGTAA
- a CDS encoding lamin tail domain-containing protein: MKKHAPLAASILCAFALWNCGNESSDTNAIESNSEMTNVSLSLQYSAPPLLDSLVLDCYGADTLHYVHSADNPHFNMDLFPSDNWRFDAKIYANGALMQRGELETKLSAGSVANLSIQMHPIVGFVVVDVPLGLKNENGIASGLMTLESGKTRYEIPMEETTGGIVFKSGMLKLGKEYDVQITLFNSDGNEIYKLVDKFLLTEDSPVPNLTLNSLRSQVTLSVTPANERLVEITLPLKAGYRKPRANDLLITEFYTTAAKSDSSQYEFIEIYNGSIDTLILDDCSIGATSSGSIRYLPLTISEIAPQQAIAIGDATKDITPPNHINTESWNDITNTKGSIVLKCDGATLDSLYYATDTDSLHANVIPSAGSKNNISTQLNLAQWENRLDSTAWYLGKPTPGEVATGD, translated from the coding sequence ATGAAAAAACACGCACCCCTCGCCGCAAGCATCCTCTGCGCATTCGCCCTCTGGAACTGCGGAAACGAATCAAGCGATACCAACGCCATCGAAAGCAACTCCGAAATGACGAACGTGTCGCTCAGCCTGCAATACAGCGCTCCACCGCTCTTGGACAGCCTTGTACTCGACTGCTATGGAGCAGACACGCTTCATTACGTGCACTCTGCCGACAATCCCCACTTCAACATGGACCTTTTCCCGAGCGACAACTGGCGCTTTGACGCCAAGATTTACGCGAACGGGGCGCTCATGCAGCGCGGCGAACTCGAAACCAAGCTCTCGGCAGGGTCTGTCGCCAATCTTTCGATCCAGATGCACCCGATTGTAGGCTTTGTCGTTGTCGATGTTCCCCTCGGCCTCAAGAACGAAAACGGAATCGCAAGCGGCCTGATGACTCTCGAATCCGGCAAGACCCGTTACGAAATTCCGATGGAAGAAACCACCGGCGGCATTGTATTCAAGAGCGGCATGCTCAAGCTGGGAAAGGAATACGACGTGCAAATCACCTTGTTCAATTCGGACGGGAACGAAATCTATAAGCTCGTCGACAAGTTCCTGCTCACGGAAGACAGCCCTGTACCGAACCTGACCCTGAACTCGCTACGCAGCCAGGTAACGCTGTCTGTAACGCCAGCAAACGAACGCCTTGTCGAAATCACCCTTCCGCTGAAAGCCGGATACCGCAAGCCCAGGGCAAACGACCTGCTGATTACGGAATTCTACACGACAGCCGCCAAGAGCGACTCTTCGCAATACGAATTTATTGAAATCTACAACGGAAGTATCGACACCCTGATTCTGGACGACTGTTCCATCGGGGCAACCAGTTCAGGTTCCATCCGCTACCTGCCCCTGACTATCAGCGAAATCGCCCCGCAGCAGGCGATTGCCATCGGAGATGCCACCAAGGACATCACTCCCCCCAACCATATCAATACAGAAAGCTGGAACGACATCACCAATACGAAGGGGAGCATCGTACTCAAGTGTGACGGGGCTACACTCGATTCACTGTATTACGCCACAGACACGGACTCGTTACACGCGAACGTCATCCCCAGCGCAGGTTCCAAGAACAACATCAGCACGCAGCTCAATCTTGCGCAATGGGAAAACCGCCTCGATTCCACCGCCTGGTACCTCGGCAAGCCGACTCCCGGCGAAGTAGCTACCGGCGATTAA
- a CDS encoding alpha/beta hydrolase yields the protein MKKLTLILALAQAAVLYAAESTRYKDRMFEVEKTSDVVYATGVPQLNKLHQLSITFLAFDQNIYFYQDESSTENVNLKMDIYTPKDDNQVKRAAVIVVHGGAMIGGAKDKNSKIVAYCDSLAARGFVAASIDYRLGVTVTGEFSLKGLLKGNTYNLAVDSADYARAVYRGVQDVNAAVRYMRANADKLGIDSNRIYLVGNSTGAILSFENIYANSKDDFFDYLEYDGVPTLGDLNDFGEQGVSAHANGGVFLWGGVHDPKIVANNRIPVLLVHGEEDSTVLFKTGRPLQNFSLTGTGIPKAFANRLLINLETPTLYGSFVVDSTLSASNGEKANQETYFVEGQKHEFYDNSDYTDNVKTKVFDFLYKLATSNKVIYDFGAITITEDNKGIRHASVDGEYNGSGIVSVDREIPVNDVVLERTFNTSGYSTVVLPFSVKSGDVSGAKQFLDFVGVERNAKGRWVVQMMRVWCDEKTVIDDIEQMNISDEDKEIAKEGCRSVSGDDIVLSAYKPYFLQMQGTELTFSGAVTFEPSAKKVETVVDDWIFRGTLAPRRWTEGDAELGYAYGYSAINKDRVKIGDFVKAGKNAYINALRCYLLYSVQIIDNVQDMRWAPVPVTVNNLPESMEVVIVDRVHDEEKTTVIGRIDTRTGEFTAVPSYRAFDLKGRSVGKGRSAAGMYLKKRVASPK from the coding sequence ATGAAAAAACTTACCCTTATACTTGCACTTGCGCAGGCGGCGGTATTATATGCTGCGGAATCTACCCGTTACAAGGACCGCATGTTCGAAGTTGAAAAAACTTCGGACGTGGTCTATGCAACGGGTGTTCCTCAGTTGAATAAACTTCACCAGTTGTCAATAACGTTCCTGGCCTTCGATCAGAATATTTATTTTTATCAAGATGAATCTTCGACGGAGAATGTTAACCTGAAAATGGATATATACACTCCGAAGGACGATAATCAGGTGAAGCGAGCTGCCGTTATCGTGGTTCACGGTGGGGCGATGATTGGGGGTGCGAAAGACAAGAATAGCAAGATTGTTGCTTACTGCGATTCTTTGGCCGCTCGAGGCTTTGTTGCGGCCTCCATTGATTACCGCCTTGGCGTTACGGTAACAGGAGAATTTTCGTTAAAAGGCTTGCTTAAAGGTAATACCTACAATCTGGCGGTAGACAGTGCCGATTATGCACGGGCTGTCTATCGTGGCGTTCAGGATGTCAATGCCGCAGTTCGTTACATGCGTGCGAATGCAGATAAACTCGGAATCGACTCGAACAGAATTTATCTCGTAGGCAACAGCACCGGTGCAATTCTTTCCTTCGAGAACATTTATGCCAACAGCAAGGACGATTTCTTTGATTACCTCGAATACGACGGTGTCCCGACTCTCGGCGATCTTAACGATTTCGGCGAGCAAGGCGTGAGTGCTCATGCCAACGGCGGCGTGTTCCTATGGGGAGGCGTTCACGATCCGAAAATTGTCGCGAACAATCGTATTCCAGTCTTGCTCGTCCATGGAGAAGAAGATTCGACCGTCTTGTTCAAGACGGGGCGCCCCTTGCAGAATTTTTCCCTGACGGGGACGGGTATTCCGAAGGCTTTTGCAAACAGGTTGCTGATCAACCTTGAAACTCCGACCCTGTACGGAAGCTTTGTCGTCGATTCTACACTGTCTGCAAGCAACGGCGAAAAGGCTAATCAAGAGACTTATTTCGTAGAAGGTCAAAAACACGAATTCTACGATAACTCGGATTATACGGATAACGTCAAGACGAAGGTGTTCGATTTTCTTTATAAGCTTGCGACCTCGAATAAGGTTATTTACGATTTCGGTGCGATAACGATTACCGAAGATAACAAGGGAATACGCCATGCCTCCGTTGACGGAGAATACAATGGCTCCGGTATCGTTTCGGTAGACCGGGAAATTCCGGTGAACGATGTCGTCCTGGAAAGGACCTTCAATACCAGCGGGTATTCTACGGTCGTGTTGCCTTTCAGTGTCAAGAGCGGCGATGTATCGGGCGCAAAGCAGTTCCTAGATTTCGTCGGCGTTGAACGCAATGCCAAGGGGAGATGGGTGGTGCAGATGATGCGCGTCTGGTGTGATGAAAAGACCGTGATCGACGATATCGAACAGATGAACATTAGCGATGAAGATAAGGAAATCGCCAAGGAAGGTTGCCGAAGTGTTTCCGGGGATGACATCGTCCTTTCCGCTTATAAGCCGTATTTTTTACAGATGCAAGGCACGGAACTCACTTTTAGCGGAGCCGTGACGTTTGAACCGTCGGCAAAAAAGGTTGAAACTGTTGTGGATGATTGGATTTTCCGTGGAACGCTGGCTCCGAGGCGGTGGACTGAAGGTGACGCCGAACTGGGCTATGCCTACGGATATTCTGCTATCAACAAGGACCGTGTTAAGATCGGCGATTTTGTAAAGGCAGGTAAAAACGCCTACATTAATGCGCTGCGCTGCTATTTGCTGTATAGCGTCCAAATAATTGACAATGTTCAAGACATGCGCTGGGCTCCCGTGCCGGTAACTGTGAACAATCTCCCGGAGAGCATGGAGGTCGTGATTGTCGACCGTGTTCACGACGAGGAAAAGACGACCGTCATTGGACGGATCGATACACGCACCGGAGAATTCACTGCGGTACCCAGTTATCGTGCTTTCGACCTTAAGGGGCGTTCCGTGGGCAAGGGACGTTCTGCGGCGGGAATGTACTTGAAGAAACGGGTTGCCTCTCCAAAATAA
- a CDS encoding ATP-dependent helicase → MANIVDGAVLDRELNPEQAAAAKKIDGPMLILAGAGSGKTRCITYKIAHLVSQHGVEADRILAVTFTNKAAREMKSRIQKLLDCNMNFSWMGTFHSVCLRLLKLCLSKESVVAAMGGQWYDGNFSIYDDDDQKRILKEILKEDLGDNFEASEVKKLHAAISKYKNTVLNKGGFAQLQTPDIALEMAAFADEEKRAKYYAEYQKRLKESNAMDFDDLLFNTVYMLQKLPKLADQLAERFRYVVVDEYQDTNDVQYELLKLLINENKNVTVVGDDDQSIYGWRGANIKIIRNFHRDFAPVTIVKLERNYRSTANIVKGAGSVIAHNIRPQEMQKNVFSKEDAGELIHVRHFMDDRGEASAIADTIAKAGPDFYAKTAVFYRTNAQSRALEKALNDRRIPSVIFGGMRFWDRKEIKDVLAYLRLLANEKDDAAYLRVINTPPRAIGKTTVENILERERNGEGTFWENLLAEANGVGRTAPKLKGFTDLVLGWKALVAAGETPLPILAERIINDVGYKEFLRKEDEITADERIGNLDEMVNAIREFDEEHPGATLDAFLQDISLLTDADKKVDNSKGQVTLMTIHMAKGLEFNTVHIAGCDEEIFPLIRMSSMLSGAEMNEQMEEERRLFYVGCTRAEKKLYLYHAERRFFQGNIRPFAPSRFLKELDPSVVDFTPCTDFGGSGFGGGFGGDDFNQDFSGARLSRPPRPNIPSSFPRRPSSGFGSSGSSGFRPGFNRPPSIPNSVKKNDKHIVYRNPVKVAAPPKPAAPTGPRVVYDEFSENPFHPGVRVRHTKYGVGTIVKCYGSGDNARVDVRFGNDPTVRTIILKYAALQIVG, encoded by the coding sequence ATGGCAAATATTGTAGATGGTGCAGTACTCGATCGTGAATTAAACCCGGAGCAGGCGGCTGCCGCAAAAAAAATTGACGGGCCGATGCTCATTTTGGCGGGTGCAGGTTCGGGAAAGACGCGTTGCATTACCTATAAGATTGCCCACCTTGTGTCGCAGCACGGGGTCGAGGCGGACCGTATTCTCGCGGTGACGTTTACCAACAAGGCCGCGCGCGAAATGAAGTCGCGTATCCAGAAGTTGCTTGATTGCAACATGAATTTTAGCTGGATGGGAACGTTCCATTCCGTGTGCTTGCGCCTGTTGAAGCTTTGCCTTTCCAAGGAATCGGTCGTGGCTGCCATGGGCGGTCAGTGGTACGATGGCAATTTCTCGATCTACGATGACGACGACCAGAAGCGCATTCTCAAGGAAATCTTGAAGGAAGACCTGGGCGACAATTTCGAGGCGTCCGAAGTCAAGAAGTTGCATGCGGCGATTTCGAAGTACAAGAATACCGTTTTGAACAAGGGTGGCTTTGCGCAGTTGCAGACGCCGGACATCGCTCTTGAAATGGCAGCCTTTGCCGACGAGGAAAAGCGGGCGAAGTACTACGCCGAATACCAGAAGCGTCTCAAGGAATCGAATGCGATGGACTTCGATGACTTGCTGTTCAATACGGTCTACATGCTGCAGAAATTGCCGAAGTTAGCCGATCAGCTGGCTGAACGTTTCCGTTACGTGGTGGTGGATGAATACCAGGACACGAACGATGTTCAGTACGAACTGCTGAAATTACTGATAAACGAGAATAAGAATGTGACCGTGGTGGGCGACGATGACCAGAGTATTTACGGCTGGCGTGGCGCAAACATCAAGATTATCCGTAACTTCCACCGCGATTTTGCTCCGGTGACAATTGTAAAGCTCGAACGCAACTACCGTTCGACTGCGAACATCGTGAAGGGCGCTGGTTCCGTGATTGCGCATAACATACGTCCGCAGGAAATGCAGAAGAACGTATTCTCCAAGGAAGATGCGGGCGAGCTCATTCACGTGCGTCACTTTATGGATGACCGCGGCGAAGCGTCGGCGATTGCCGATACGATTGCGAAGGCTGGCCCTGATTTTTATGCAAAGACGGCGGTGTTCTACCGCACGAACGCGCAGTCCCGCGCCCTGGAAAAGGCGCTGAATGACCGCCGTATACCGTCGGTCATTTTTGGCGGCATGCGGTTCTGGGACCGTAAGGAAATCAAGGACGTTCTCGCATACTTGCGCCTGCTTGCTAACGAAAAGGACGATGCCGCCTACCTGCGCGTGATCAACACGCCTCCGCGAGCCATTGGCAAGACGACCGTCGAAAATATCCTGGAGCGTGAACGCAATGGTGAAGGAACCTTCTGGGAAAACTTGCTTGCCGAAGCGAACGGTGTCGGTCGTACCGCCCCCAAGCTCAAGGGATTCACCGACTTGGTGCTTGGCTGGAAGGCGCTTGTTGCTGCCGGCGAGACTCCGCTCCCGATTTTGGCGGAACGCATCATCAACGATGTGGGCTACAAGGAATTTCTCCGCAAAGAAGATGAAATTACTGCCGACGAACGTATCGGTAACTTGGACGAAATGGTGAACGCCATCCGCGAATTCGACGAAGAACATCCGGGGGCGACTCTCGATGCGTTCTTGCAGGATATCTCGCTTTTGACCGATGCCGACAAGAAGGTGGACAATTCCAAGGGCCAGGTGACGCTCATGACGATTCACATGGCGAAAGGTCTTGAATTTAATACCGTTCACATTGCGGGCTGCGACGAAGAAATCTTCCCGCTCATCCGCATGTCCTCGATGCTTTCGGGGGCCGAGATGAACGAGCAGATGGAAGAAGAACGCCGACTTTTTTACGTGGGCTGTACCCGCGCTGAAAAGAAACTTTACCTGTACCATGCGGAACGCCGCTTTTTCCAGGGAAACATCCGTCCTTTTGCTCCGTCGCGTTTCCTGAAGGAACTCGATCCTTCTGTTGTTGATTTTACACCTTGTACAGATTTCGGCGGTTCCGGTTTTGGCGGTGGCTTCGGTGGCGATGACTTCAACCAGGATTTCTCGGGGGCGCGTCTTTCGCGTCCGCCCCGTCCGAATATCCCGTCGAGTTTCCCGCGTAGGCCGTCAAGTGGCTTTGGTTCCAGTGGCTCAAGCGGTTTCCGTCCGGGCTTCAACCGTCCGCCTTCTATTCCGAATTCCGTAAAAAAGAATGACAAGCATATTGTCTATCGCAACCCGGTGAAGGTGGCTGCTCCGCCAAAACCAGCCGCTCCGACTGGTCCGCGTGTGGTCTACGATGAATTCAGTGAAAATCCGTTCCATCCGGGAGTTCGCGTGCGCCATACCAAGTACGGAGTCGGCACGATTGTCAAATGCTACGGCTCGGGGGACAATGCGCGCGTAGATGTGCGTTTCGGGAACGATCCAACGGTCCGCACGATTATCTTGAAGTATGCTGCATTGCAGATTGTTGGGTAG
- a CDS encoding hydroxymethylpyrimidine/phosphomethylpyrimidine kinase produces the protein MSEKMVYALTIAGFDGSAGAGFISDIKTMAHFGVYGQAVCTAFTEQNEDEFVAPGWVIWERIEAQLETLFRRHTFKFVKIGLVEKARTLKRIVEFVRQKSPDAFIVWDPIASASAGFHFMRDAETFLPIMKSIDLVTPNQDEYEYLGLESAAARGEIRMGHDFALLLKGGHAKGDESVDTLWYKDHQFKFTSPRLPGKGKHGTGCVLSSAILANVALGKDLPTACEIAKQYMNEFLESGEGRLGFLV, from the coding sequence ATGTCTGAAAAGATGGTTTATGCGTTGACGATTGCCGGTTTTGACGGATCTGCCGGAGCGGGCTTTATTTCGGATATCAAGACAATGGCTCATTTCGGCGTGTACGGTCAGGCGGTTTGTACAGCTTTTACCGAACAGAACGAGGACGAATTTGTTGCTCCCGGCTGGGTGATATGGGAACGCATCGAGGCTCAGCTTGAAACACTTTTTAGACGCCATACGTTCAAGTTCGTGAAGATCGGTCTTGTCGAAAAGGCGCGTACGCTGAAACGGATTGTAGAATTTGTCCGCCAAAAATCGCCGGATGCCTTTATTGTATGGGATCCGATTGCAAGTGCTTCAGCCGGTTTTCATTTTATGCGTGATGCCGAAACCTTCTTGCCCATTATGAAGTCGATTGACTTGGTGACTCCGAATCAAGACGAATATGAGTATTTGGGACTGGAATCTGCGGCAGCCCGCGGTGAAATCCGGATGGGGCATGACTTTGCGCTGCTTTTGAAAGGCGGGCACGCCAAGGGAGATGAATCGGTGGATACCTTGTGGTACAAGGATCATCAGTTTAAGTTCACGAGTCCGAGGCTCCCTGGCAAAGGTAAGCATGGCACCGGCTGTGTACTGAGTTCTGCAATTCTTGCAAACGTGGCTCTTGGCAAGGATTTGCCGACCGCTTGCGAAATTGCCAAGCAGTATATGAATGAATTTCTCGAAAGCGGTGAAGGCCGCTTGGGATTTTTGGTTTAA